Genomic DNA from Chloroherpetonaceae bacterium:
CACCAGTGCTTCTGCAGTCATTGGTGTGCCGTAAATGCGCACGATGTCTTCAGGCGAGAGCCGTATTAAGATGTTGCGGTCAATGAAGTGAATCAGTGCAGCGGCTAATCCATTTGGCACAAAAGGCAAGCCAAAACGCAGCATTGCTCGAAAAAGCGTAGGTGAAAACTCAAGGCGAGACCATCGCATCGCTGGTAGCAGCCACACAACTGAGGTCAGCGAGCCAGCAAGGTTACCCAAAAATGCACCTGTCAGCCCCAGTTTAAGCCAGAGAAGAAAGACCAAGCTGCTCACTACCGTAACTAGAACATTCGTGAGTCGAATTAGGGCAAACTTGGCAGCGCGCCGCTCCTGACGCAAGCGTGTCATCGGAATAGTAATGAGCGTGTCCAAGAAAAGAATAAGCGCAGCCAGTCGCACATACTTTGCTGCGGTGCGCTCGAGGTGCATTGCATCGCAAAGTATGTCGGCAAAGAATGCAATTAGCAGAGAGAACGTCGCAGAGGTTACAAGATGTGAGAGAAACGGTGTTGCAAAGACCACTTCAAGCGACTCACCCTTTCTATTAGCCTCCGCAGCAAATTTGAGGTAAGCCTGCTCCATTCCATATGTGTAGAGAATCATTGCGAAGGCGATGTTGGTATAAATCAAGCCTTGAATACCATTCTCCTCTGGCGAAAGCAAGTTTGCGTAGAATGGCACAAGGAAATAGTTCAGCCCCCGTGCGATAACTGTGCTCACGCCGTAGATAGATGTCTCTTTCAGGAGTGCTTGAAGTTTTGCCAGCATTGCATGTCGGTCAAGAGTTCTGCACGGTCAGCGTTAATCTGCTTGACATTCATTCGGCAGAAACGTCATCTGCGTTTAGTTTGATGCCCGTTACGTCATCCAAAGTTTGATGCACACACTTTGGGCTTTGCGGTTGGTGAAGTGCTTTCCCGTTCGCCGTCTGCGAGCGTATGAGGCACAGCAAGCCTTTGAACAATTTCCATTGCCATATCTGTTGAGTTATGGAAGCCAGAGGGAATTAACGAAAAGTTTAGGGCAAAACGGAACAGAAAAGCGGGCTCATCACCCGCCTTTGCGTAACCCTGCTTGATGGCTTTACAACTCGCAACTGCCGCTGACGCACCCCAGTTCCTTCGCGCCTTCCGTCTCATCATCTTCTTCGTAGCAGACAATCTCCGCAAAATCCAGATTCGGCAACTTCGCCACGAGTTCTTCATACTTCTCTTTCGTGATGGCTTCGTAGGGCGCAAGCGCATAGACGTGATTGGTGCGCGGCAAAAACGACAAGCCGCCAATGATGTCCCAGTGCTTGTAGAGCCAATTGCCAACCTCCAACCACTCCTCTTCGCCGACGCTCACCGTAACCGATGGATTGTGTTCGGTGAAATTCGTCTTGACCAGTTTCCAGTGCTCCAACTG
This window encodes:
- a CDS encoding oligosaccharide flippase family protein — encoded protein: MLAKLQALLKETSIYGVSTVIARGLNYFLVPFYANLLSPEENGIQGLIYTNIAFAMILYTYGMEQAYLKFAAEANRKGESLEVVFATPFLSHLVTSATFSLLIAFFADILCDAMHLERTAAKYVRLAALILFLDTLITIPMTRLRQERRAAKFALIRLTNVLVTVVSSLVFLLWLKLGLTGAFLGNLAGSLTSVVWLLPAMRWSRLEFSPTLFRAMLRFGLPFVPNGLAAALIHFIDRNILIRLSPEDIVRIYGTPMTAEALVGIYMRIYAFATLLQLVIQMFRFAWQPFFLQHAADAEAKRLFSRVMTLSSVAMITIAFLAALFVPHLIQVHWFGRFYILPPPFWVGLSLLPVLFLSPVFEIVHTNLAAGLLIEKKTEALPIVTAIGAAVTFLLCLLLIPLWGMMGAAASGTAGALAMTIGTYIFSQRIYPNSFEWGKIGAALFSAALLWWLSTIVFSSITWQMVAALGFIAILCKLFWNDLQKLLYRASPAATLPVEK